The Novosphingobium aromaticivorans DSM 12444 genome segment ATCACCTCGAACCTGCTGACCATCGCGCAGCAGAAGTATCTCTACAGCCGCCACCCGCAGCTCAAGGCGCAGGCCGACAAGGACCAGGTCGACATCGACCGCGCCGTCACTCGTGAAAAGAAGGCGACTTCCACCCGGAAGCCGAAGGCGCGTTGACCCCCGAAGAACAAGCCGCTCACCAGGAACTGATCGAACAGGCGCGGCTGCTCTTCGCGGGCCGCGTCGAATTCCTGAAGTCCGCCCCCGCGCTCAAGTTCCTGCCCGACCCGGACGTGCCCGAGATCGCCTTCGCGGGCCGCTCCAACGTCGGCAAGTCGTCGCTTCTGAACGCGCTGACCGGGCGCAAGTCGCTTGCGCGCACTTCGGTCACGCCAGGCCGCACGCAGGAATTGAACTACTTCGAGGTCGGAGAGCCCACCCGTCTGCGGCTGGTCGACATGCCCGGCTACGGCTTTGCCAAGGCCCCGCCCAAGGTGGTCGAGACCTGGCGCCGGCTGGTCCGCGATTTCCTGCGCGGCCGCGTCGTTCTCAAGCGCACCTTGCTGCTGATCGACAGCCGGCATGGCGTGAAGCCGGTCGATGACGACATGATGCAGATGCTCGACGAAGCGGGCGTTGGCTATCGCATCGTCCTGACCAAGGCCGACAAGATCAAGGCCAGCGAACTGGAGAAGGTGACGGCAGAGACCATCGCCGCCGCCCGCAAGCGCACCGCCGCCTATCCCGAGATCATCGTCACCTCCTCGGAAAAGAAGATGGGCATCGAGGAACTGCGCGCTGCCGTCCTCCAGGACGCGATGGGCTAGGGTCAGGCCGGCCTGTCTGGCCGCCTTCGACAAGTCCAGTACAGCCATTCCGGCGCAATTCGCACTGTCCTACAGCTGGCGCGCGGCTCCACCGTCCGCGCGCCATGTCCCGCCGCGCTCATCTCCCGCCGATCCCCCGCAACGCCATCACGCGCTGTGGAACTTCCGCGCCCCCGCTCACCGAAGCGCGCCTTCGCGAAGCGCTCGCGAAGGTCGCGGGGTTAACTTCCCTGGACACTGTAAACTGCGTAAACCTGTTCATGCTCGACAGCAGCAACCTGAACGGCTACGCGCCCCGGAGGCGTAACAGGGCGAATGCGATGAAGCTGATCATCGGCAACAAGAACTACTCCAGCTGGTCCTTGCGCGGCTGGCTGGCTGCCAAGCAATCGGGCCTCCACTTCGAGGAAATCACCGTCCCGCTCTATGGCGAGGACTGGGACGAGGCCCGCCGTGCCGACGATCTCGCTCCGTCCTCGGGCAAGGTGCCGATCCTGTGGGACGGCGAAGGCCCAGACGCTCCCGTCGTGTGGGACAGCCTCGCGATCATCGACTACCTCGCCGACAAGGTCGGGCGCGACCGCTTCTGGCCCAAGGACGAGACCGCGCGCGCCATGGCTCGCTCGATGGTCGCGGAAATGCATTCCAGCTACCTGCCGCTGCGCCGCAACCTGCCGATGAACATCCGCAAGCGTGTCGAAGCCATCGAGATCAAGCCCGAGGTCCGCGCCGACATCGTGCGCATCCTCTCGCTCTGGGCCGAGGCGCGCGCGCGCTTCGGCAAGGGCGGGCCGTTCCTGTTCGGCACCTTCTGCGCCGCCGACATCATCTACGCCCCGGTCGTCTCGCGCTTCATGACCTATGGCGTGCCCGTCCCCGGCTTCGCCATGACCTATATGGAAGCGGTCTGGACCCACGACTGGATGCAGGCCTGGATCGAGGCGGCCGAGCACGAGGACTGGACGATCGAACAGTTCGAGGAGCCCGCGCGCTGATGACCGACCTTGATCCCGTCGTCCTGGCCGAACGGCTGATCGACTGCCCCAGCATCACGCCGGCCACCGGCGCGGTTTTCGATTGCCTCCAGGCCATGCTCGAACCGCTCGGTTTCGCGATCCACCGCTTCGTCGCGGGCGAAGCGCCCGACGGTCCGGTCGAGAATCTCTTCGCCATCCGCAAGGGCCCCGAAGGCGCGCGCCACTTCGCCTTTGCCGGCCACCTTGACGTCGTCCCGCCAGGCGAGGGCTGGACGTCCGGCCCGTTCAAGGCAGAGCGCCGGGGCGAACTGCTCTACGGGCGCGGCGCGGTCGACATGAAGGGTTCGATCGCCGCGATGGTCGCAGCCGTGGCCGAAATTCCGGCGGACGCGGGCACGCTCAGCTTCATCATCACCGGCGACGAGGAAGGCCCCGCCCGCTACGGCACCGTCCCCCTCATCGACCTCATCCGCCAGCTCGGGGCCGAGCCGGACCTTTGCCTGGTGGGCGAGCCCACGTCGGTCCACCGCCTGGGAGACATGGTGAAGATCGGGCGGCGCGGTTCGGTCAACATGTGGATCGCCTGCAAGGGCGCGCAGGGCCATGTCGCCTATCCCCACCTGGCCGACAACCCGATCCCCCGCCTCGTCGCGCTGCTGGCAGATCTCGATGCGCTCGTGCTCGACGGCGGCACCGAGTGGTTCCAGCCTTCCAACCTCGAGATCACCGACCTCGAGGTCGGCAATCCCGCCACCAACGTCATCCCCGCCGAAGCCCGCGCGCGCATCTCGATCCGCTTCAATGACCGCCATACCGGCGCCGAGCTGGTCGCCAGGGTCGAGGAGATCGCCCATCGCCACAAGGGCGAGGTCCGCGCGGTCATCTCGGGCGAGAGTTTCATCACCCTGCCCGGCGCCTTTTCCGCGATGATCGCCGATGCGGTGAAGGCCGAAACCGGGCTCGATCCCGAACTGTCCACCAGCGGCGGCACGTCCGACGCTCGCTTCCTGCGCGCGGTCTGCCCGGTCGTCGAGTTCGGCCTGTGCAACGCCACGATGCACAAGAAGGACGAGGCCGTCGCTATGGAAGACCTCCGCGTCCTCCAGCGCATCTACCGGCGGATTGCCCTCAGCGCCCTTTCCTGAGCACGATGTAGACCGCGCCCGCCCCGCCGTGCCGAGGCTGGGCAGGGCGTACGGCGGCGATGTTCGATGCGTGAGCGCTGTGCGCCAGCCAGTCGAGCAGCTTGGCCCGGATCGCCCCGCGCCGCGAACCGCGCAGGTCGTGTTCGTCGTGCGGGCGGTGCTTGCCCGCGATCAGCAGGATCACCCGCGCGCCCATCGCCAGCGCCTGCGCGATGCCGCCGGTCAGCCGGGCGTGGGCCGCGTCGAGGCCGAGGCCGTGCAGGTCGATGGTCACGTCCGGCACGATCGCGCCGCGCGCCAGCTTGCGGTCCCAGCTCGAATCGAGGCCATGGCTTTCCAGCGGGCGCTTGA includes the following:
- a CDS encoding Smr/MutS family protein: MRAPRGLSPDEAELWEKVAATIKPMHPARPKARAVAAVPATDVAVAAPPARRIKGRVPPPLPAPAPTPIKRPLESHGLDSSWDRKLARGAIVPDVTIDLHGLGLDAAHARLTGGIAQALAMGARVILLIAGKHRPHDEHDLRGSRRGAIRAKLLDWLAHSAHASNIAAVRPAQPRHGGAGAVYIVLRKGR
- the yihA gene encoding ribosome biogenesis GTP-binding protein YihA/YsxC, yielding MTPEEQAAHQELIEQARLLFAGRVEFLKSAPALKFLPDPDVPEIAFAGRSNVGKSSLLNALTGRKSLARTSVTPGRTQELNYFEVGEPTRLRLVDMPGYGFAKAPPKVVETWRRLVRDFLRGRVVLKRTLLLIDSRHGVKPVDDDMMQMLDEAGVGYRIVLTKADKIKASELEKVTAETIAAARKRTAAYPEIIVTSSEKKMGIEELRAAVLQDAMG
- the dapE gene encoding succinyl-diaminopimelate desuccinylase, with the translated sequence MTDLDPVVLAERLIDCPSITPATGAVFDCLQAMLEPLGFAIHRFVAGEAPDGPVENLFAIRKGPEGARHFAFAGHLDVVPPGEGWTSGPFKAERRGELLYGRGAVDMKGSIAAMVAAVAEIPADAGTLSFIITGDEEGPARYGTVPLIDLIRQLGAEPDLCLVGEPTSVHRLGDMVKIGRRGSVNMWIACKGAQGHVAYPHLADNPIPRLVALLADLDALVLDGGTEWFQPSNLEITDLEVGNPATNVIPAEARARISIRFNDRHTGAELVARVEEIAHRHKGEVRAVISGESFITLPGAFSAMIADAVKAETGLDPELSTSGGTSDARFLRAVCPVVEFGLCNATMHKKDEAVAMEDLRVLQRIYRRIALSALS
- a CDS encoding glutathione S-transferase family protein, encoding MKLIIGNKNYSSWSLRGWLAAKQSGLHFEEITVPLYGEDWDEARRADDLAPSSGKVPILWDGEGPDAPVVWDSLAIIDYLADKVGRDRFWPKDETARAMARSMVAEMHSSYLPLRRNLPMNIRKRVEAIEIKPEVRADIVRILSLWAEARARFGKGGPFLFGTFCAADIIYAPVVSRFMTYGVPVPGFAMTYMEAVWTHDWMQAWIEAAEHEDWTIEQFEEPAR